Proteins found in one Lycium ferocissimum isolate CSIRO_LF1 chromosome 6, AGI_CSIRO_Lferr_CH_V1, whole genome shotgun sequence genomic segment:
- the LOC132058969 gene encoding UDP-glycosyltransferase 91D2-like encodes MDPHQLFKSTANGDESNKKLHIVMFPWLAFGHFIPFLELSKFIAQKGHKISFISTPKNIDRLPKLPSEYSNSINFVKIPLPKVDGLPEYAEATMDIRTEEIIYLKKAMDGMEKEVTIFLEKNSPDWIIQDFAQYWLAPISAKLGISRIYYSIINAWFISFFGSIENMINTNYCTSPPKLEDFLVPPKWIPFETKAAYRRHEARWMVGSSQKNVSGVSDLYRTGITIKGLDAIVIRHCHEFEGQWMKLLEDLNHVFVLPTGLMPPVVQSSSDEKNESWISIKEWLDDKPKGSVVYVALGSEVTVGQSEINELAHGLESSGSPFFWVLRKPSGSGNINPIELPDGFEERTKGRGIVWKSWAPQLKILSHDSIGGFLTHCGWSSIIEGLMFGHPLIMLPFLVDQGLNARILEDKGAGVEVPRNENDGSYTCDSVANSVKLVMVENDGKIIREKAKELSSIFGNKDLHDKYIENLIGFLENHRKVKN; translated from the coding sequence ATGGATCCTCATCAACTTTTCAAATCCACGGCCAATGGTGATGAAAGCAATAAAAAGCTTCACATAGTTATGTTCCCATGGCTAGCTTTTGGTCATTTTATCccatttcttgaactttccaaATTCATTGCTCAAAAGGGTcacaaaatttcttttatttcaacCCCAAAAAACATTGATCGTCTCCCAAAACTTCCCTCTGAATATTCCAATTCCATAAACTTTGTAAAAATCCCACTTCCCAAAGTTGATGGCTTGCCAGAATATGCAGAGGCCACTATGGATATAAGAACAGAAGAAATTATTTATCTCAAGAAAGCAATGGATGGTATGGAAAAAGAGGTGACTATTTTCTTGGAGAAAAATTCTCCTGATTGGATTATTCAAGATTTTGCACAATATTGGTTAGCTCCAATTTCAGCCAAATTAGGAATATCAAGAATTTACTACAGCATAATCAATGCTTGGTTCATTTCCTTCTTTGGTTCCATTGAGAACATGATCAACACCAACTATTGTACTTCACCACCAAAGTTGGAGGATTTTTTGGTTCCACCAAAATGGATCCCATTTGAAACAAAGGCTGCGTATCGCCGCCACGAGGCACGTTGGATGGTGGGGTCAAGCCAGAAGAATGTTTCTGGCGTTTCGGACCTTTATCGTACTGGTATCACGATAAAAGGATTAGACGCTATTGTTATTCGTCACTGTCACGAGTTTGAAGGTCAGTGGATGAAGTTACTGGAGGATCTTAATCATGTATTCGTGCTTCCTACAGGGTTGATGCCACCTGTAGTGCAAAGTAGTAGCGATGAGAAGAATGAATCTTGGATATCGATTAAAGAATGGTTAGATGACAAACCGAAAGGTTCGGTTGTCTATGTAGCATTAGGAAGTGAAGTGACGGTTGGTCAAAGCGAAATCAACGAGCTGGCTCATGGTTTGGAGTCATCCGGATCACCGTTCTTTTGGGTCTTGAGGAAGCCATCCGGGTCGGGAAATATCAACCCGATTGAGCTACCGGatggttttgaagaaagaactAAAGGTCGAGGCATAGTATGGAAGAGTTGGGCACCTCAGTTGAAGATACTAAGTCATGACTCAATTGGTGGATTCTTGACTCATTGTGGATGGAGCTCGATTATAGAAGGGTTAATGTTTGGTCATCCTTTGATTATGTTACCTTTTTTGGTTGATCAAGGACTGAACGCTAGAATTCTAGAAGATAAAGGGGCAGGTGTAGAAGTTCcaagaaatgaaaatgatgggTCATACACGTGTGACTCAGTGGCCAACTCAGTGAAGCTAGTAATGGTGGAAAATGATGGAAAGATAATTCGAGAGAAAGCAAAAGAATTGAGTTCCATATTTGGTAACAAAGACcttcatgataagtatatagAAAATCTGATTGGGTTCTTGGAAAATCATAGGAAAGTAAAGAACTAA
- the LOC132058968 gene encoding UDP-glycosyltransferase 91A1-like, with the protein MAIHPEHKKLHIAMLPWLAFGHMLPYLELAKHIAKKGHKISFISTPRNISRLPKLPSKYSPYIHFVKIPLPLVENLPETAEATIDLPREKIQYLKIAYDGMRDSVSQFLQTAKPDWIFFDFAAYWAGPIAKENNVPSVFFTIVIAAVLGFCGPAPALMAGYGSLDELQVLTTSPKWVKFPSTVAYRLYEVLRMQDSFIGNVSEASDIYRFGAGIQSCDLLALRSCSEFEPQWLHVLEELHQKPVFPVGQLSPLTVDNGDDEKNVAWTGLESTIKQWLDSQEKRSVVYVAFGSEVKPSQDELTEIAHGLELSRLPFFWVLRKQLGEFDTEMIELPEGFEERTKGRGVVCTGWAPQLKILSHESVGGFLTHSGWSSVVEAISYEKALILLPFLNDQGLNARLLEEKKMAYSIPRDEREGTFTRDSVADSLSLVILGERGKVYRENAKSMRELFADKERQEMYVENLMEYLQEHREIKKENGDTTQIKES; encoded by the exons ATGGCTATTCATCCCGAACACAAAAAACTCCACATAGCTATGCTTCCATGGCTAGCTTTTGGTCACATGCTTCCATATTTAGAACTTGCGAAGCACATAGCTAAAAAAGGTCACAAAATCTCCTTCATTTCCACTCCAAGAAACATTAGCCGCCTCCCGAAATTACCCTCAAAATATTCCCCTTATATACATTTCGTCAAAATCCCACTTCCACTGGTAGAAAATCTACCTGAAACCGCTGAAGCCACAATAGATTTGCCACGTGAAAAAATCCAGTATCTTAAAATAGCATATGATGGTATGCGCGACTCTGTATCTCAATTTCTGCAAACCGCTAAACCAGACTGGATTTTCTTCGATTTCGCGGCTTATTGGGCCGGCCCAATAGCTAAGGAAAATAATGTTCCGAGTGTTTTTTTCACTATTGTGATTGCCGCAGTATTGGGCTTTTGCGGGCCAGCACCTGCCTTAATGGCGGGCTATGGCTCCTTAGATGAACTCCAAGTTCTTACAACTTCGCCAAAATGGGTGAAATTTCCTTCAACCGTTGCTTATCGATTGTACGAGGTTTTAAGAATGCAGGATAGTTTCATAGGTAATGTGTCTGAAGCATCAGATATTTACCGGTTTGGTGCTGGTATTCAGAGTTGTGATTTGTTGGCTCTTAGAAGTTGCTCAGAATTTGAACCGCAATGGTTACATGTACTAGAAGAGCTTCACCAGAAACCGGTCTTTCCTGTCGGTCAACTTTCACCATTGACCGTTGACAATGGCGACGATGAAAAAAATGTAGCATGGACAG GACTAGAGAGTACTATAAAACAATGGCTTGACTCGCAAGAGAAAAGATCAGTGGTTTACGTCGCGTTTGGCAGCGAGGTGAAACCGAGTCAAGACGAACTCACTGAGATAGCTCACGGTTTAGAACTTTCAAGATTACCATTCTTTTGGGTACTAAGGAAGCAACTCGGTGAATTTGACACCGAGATGATCGAGTTACCAGAAGGGTTTGAGGAAAGAACAAAGGGTCGTGGAGTAGTGTGCACTGGATGGGCGCCACAGTTGAAGATACTAAGTCATGAGTCAGTGGGTGGATTCTTGACTCATTCTGGTTGGAGTTCAGTAGTTGAAGCCATTTCTTATGAAAAGGCATTAATTTTATTGCCATTTTTGAATGATCAAGGTTTGAATGCAAGGTTATTAGAGGAGAAAAAGATGGCGTATTCAATTCCAAGGGATGAAAGAGAAGGGACGtttacgagggactcggtagctGACTCACTGAGTTTGGTGATATTAGGGGAAAGAGGGAAAGTGTATAGAGAAAATGCTAAAAGTATGAGAGAATTATTTGCTGATAAGGAAAGACAAGAAATGTATGTTGagaatttgatggaatatttgcAGGAGcatagagaaatcaagaaagaaaatggaGACACAACACAAATAAAAGAGAGCTAA